One window from the genome of Lentisphaera araneosa HTCC2155 encodes:
- the rpmG gene encoding 50S ribosomal protein L33, producing MAREIVTLQCTETGERTYSTTKNKTNTPGRLEKKKYNPKVRRHTLYRETK from the coding sequence ATGGCACGCGAAATTGTAACTCTACAGTGTACTGAAACTGGCGAAAGAACTTACTCTACTACTAAGAATAAGACCAACACTCCTGGTCGTCTTGAGAAGAAGAAGTACAATCCCAAAGTTCGTAGACACACACTGTATAGAGAGACCAAGTAA
- the secE gene encoding preprotein translocase subunit SecE, with protein MSNPIRKVSKYTIDVVEELKRCSWPGKSELVQSSILVLITCILLAIFVQFADGILQKLIEAI; from the coding sequence ATGTCTAATCCAATTAGAAAAGTTAGTAAGTATACAATCGATGTCGTTGAAGAGCTTAAACGCTGTTCATGGCCAGGTAAATCAGAGTTGGTTCAGTCCAGTATTTTGGTTCTGATCACCTGTATTTTACTTGCAATATTTGTACAGTTTGCTGATGGCATTCTTCAGAAGCTTATTGAAGCAATCTAA
- a CDS encoding transcription termination/antitermination NusG family protein: MEKLGQWYTLQALSGKENKARQDLERRIEQDSMQDSVLEVLLPTEKVTTVRQGKKITQNRKFYPGYLFVNVDLIDENGTMKEDVWHFVKNTYGIINFLGGDKPVPLSDDEIQILSVSLRKPKMLLSQKLNTLLVRLSKSKKVRSKVSKGL; the protein is encoded by the coding sequence ATGGAAAAGCTCGGTCAATGGTACACGCTACAAGCTCTCTCCGGAAAAGAAAATAAAGCTCGTCAGGACTTAGAACGTCGCATTGAACAAGATTCAATGCAAGATTCAGTCCTCGAGGTTTTGCTTCCTACGGAGAAGGTGACTACTGTGCGCCAGGGTAAGAAAATTACCCAAAACAGAAAGTTCTATCCCGGTTACCTATTTGTCAATGTTGACCTGATTGACGAGAACGGGACTATGAAAGAAGATGTCTGGCATTTTGTCAAAAATACATACGGCATTATCAACTTCCTCGGTGGAGATAAACCTGTGCCTCTCTCAGATGATGAGATTCAGATATTAAGCGTCAGCTTGAGAAAACCGAAGATGTTGCTAAGCCAAAAGTTGAATACACTGTTGGTGAGATTATCAAAATCAAAGAAGGTCCGTTCGAAAGTTTCGAAGGGACTGTAA